The following are from one region of the Ruficoccus sp. ZRK36 genome:
- the gcvT gene encoding glycine cleavage system aminomethyltransferase GcvT — protein MSDLKQTPLIDFHKKLGARCVPFAGWEMPVSYAGIIEEHLAVRQACGFFDVCHMGEFVVSGPEAEKFLDEALTNRIAGTPAGKAVYSPLCAEDGGTIDDLIVYRESEEDFIVVVNASNIDKDFARFEELAPSYAVTLTNISDDTGLIAVQGPKATALVQSLAPELKLPGRFRHIQTTLGEINCRICRTGYTGEDGVEIMCAAQDAVALAELLTATGESFGAQWCGLGARDSLRLEAGYPLYGHELSAEISPVMAGLGWAVKLDKERFSGREPLAAQAADKALAGVKFFTLEGRRIAREGTPVLDATNKEVGKVLSGTMSPVLSKPIGSALLEAGAQAPLRVELRGHRAELALAKPPLYK, from the coding sequence ATGTCCGACCTGAAGCAGACTCCGCTCATTGATTTTCACAAGAAACTGGGAGCACGTTGCGTGCCCTTTGCCGGCTGGGAAATGCCCGTCAGCTATGCCGGGATCATAGAGGAGCACCTCGCCGTGCGCCAGGCCTGCGGGTTCTTCGACGTGTGCCACATGGGCGAGTTTGTTGTGAGCGGGCCAGAGGCCGAGAAATTCCTCGACGAGGCCCTGACCAACCGCATCGCTGGCACCCCTGCGGGTAAGGCCGTGTACTCCCCCCTCTGCGCCGAGGATGGCGGCACGATCGACGACCTCATCGTCTACCGCGAAAGCGAGGAGGACTTTATCGTCGTGGTCAACGCCTCGAACATCGACAAGGACTTCGCCCGCTTCGAGGAGCTGGCTCCCAGCTACGCGGTGACGCTGACAAATATTTCCGACGACACCGGGCTCATCGCCGTACAAGGCCCCAAGGCCACCGCCCTCGTACAATCCCTTGCTCCGGAGCTCAAACTCCCCGGACGCTTCCGGCACATTCAGACCACCCTCGGCGAGATCAACTGCCGCATCTGCCGAACCGGCTACACCGGTGAGGACGGGGTCGAGATCATGTGCGCGGCCCAGGACGCCGTCGCCCTCGCGGAGCTGCTGACCGCGACCGGAGAGAGTTTCGGGGCGCAGTGGTGCGGGCTGGGTGCCCGCGACAGCCTCCGTCTGGAAGCGGGCTACCCCCTCTACGGCCACGAGCTGAGCGCGGAGATTTCCCCCGTCATGGCCGGGCTTGGCTGGGCGGTCAAGCTCGACAAAGAGCGCTTCAGCGGGCGTGAACCTCTCGCCGCTCAGGCCGCCGACAAGGCGCTGGCCGGGGTTAAGTTTTTCACCCTGGAAGGTCGCCGCATCGCCCGCGAAGGCACCCCGGTCCTCGATGCGACCAATAAGGAAGTCGGCAAGGTCCTCTCCGGCACCATGTCCCCGGTCCTGAGCAAGCCCATCGGCTCGGCCCTGCTAGAGGCCGGAGCGCAGGCTCCGCTGCGGGTTGAGCTGCGCGGTCACCGGGCCGAGCTGGCACTGGCCAAACCGCCCTTGTATAAGTAA
- a CDS encoding glycoside hydrolase family 130 protein, with amino-acid sequence MKDATRIFKRHEGGPLLHIKDFPGKAQIYNPAPVQVGDETVLLVSVVEHAATHGFGRDVGQTRVARSKDGINFELSEKNFIDTQAVGEPWERYHHFIDNRVTKIDDWYYIITPVMVNGYDAPVGMLGRTQDFVSYERIEIITQPKNRGASLFPEKINGKYYKLDRPGGGDGGDGDIWISASPDLVHWGEFKPVLAAGYRFWNVQKIGPTPPIKTEHGWLDIIHGVFTPAGGTYYYIGAMLLDLDEPWKVIGKTNSYLLMPEEPWEQHGNCDNTVFPCGAIADYDQDRIRLYYGACDFAICLATGSLSETVDACLKGL; translated from the coding sequence ATGAAAGACGCTACCCGTATCTTCAAGCGCCACGAAGGTGGCCCCCTCCTGCACATCAAGGACTTCCCCGGCAAGGCCCAGATCTACAACCCGGCCCCGGTCCAAGTCGGTGACGAAACAGTCCTGCTTGTCTCCGTGGTCGAGCACGCCGCCACCCATGGCTTCGGCCGCGATGTAGGGCAGACCCGCGTCGCCCGCTCCAAGGACGGGATCAACTTCGAGCTCTCCGAAAAGAACTTCATCGACACACAGGCGGTCGGTGAGCCCTGGGAGCGCTACCACCACTTTATCGACAACCGCGTCACCAAGATCGACGACTGGTACTACATCATCACCCCCGTGATGGTAAACGGCTACGATGCCCCGGTCGGCATGCTCGGCCGCACACAGGACTTTGTCTCCTACGAGCGCATCGAGATCATCACACAGCCGAAAAACCGCGGCGCCTCGCTTTTCCCGGAGAAGATCAACGGCAAGTACTACAAGCTCGACCGCCCCGGCGGGGGTGACGGCGGCGACGGCGACATCTGGATCAGCGCTTCGCCGGACCTCGTCCACTGGGGCGAGTTCAAGCCCGTGCTGGCAGCCGGTTACCGCTTCTGGAACGTGCAGAAGATCGGCCCCACCCCGCCCATCAAGACGGAGCACGGCTGGCTCGACATCATCCACGGTGTCTTCACTCCTGCGGGCGGCACCTACTACTATATCGGGGCCATGCTGCTCGACCTGGACGAGCCGTGGAAAGTCATCGGCAAGACCAACAGCTACCTGCTCATGCCCGAGGAGCCCTGGGAACAGCACGGCAACTGCGACAACACGGTCTTCCCCTGTGGAGCCATCGCCGACTACGATCAGGACCGCATCCGCCTCTACTACGGGGCCTGCGACTTCGCGATCTGTCTGGCCACCGGCTCCTTGAGTGAAACCGTCGACGCCTGCCTGAAGGGCCTGTAA
- a CDS encoding beta-ketoacyl-[acyl-carrier-protein] synthase family protein, protein MHKSTRIVITGLGLTAPNGNTLAEFRQNLLGGVARLQNIDIRHMGQVHAGVCDFDPLKYQKRKELRNGTRAGSVSIYCAREAIADSGLDLESLDKSRVGVYLGITEHGNVETENEIFNISQFDYDTKFWTHHHNPRTVANNPAGEVTLNLGITGPHYTIGAACAAGNAGLIQAAQMLMLGECDLALAGGISESIHTFGIFAGFKNQGALAVNEDPNKASRPFDQDRNGIVVSEGGCIYTVERLEDAQARGAKIYGEIAGWCINSDATDAVLPNPERQAQCMRSALARAGMEPGDISIVNTHATATKMGDIQEMTAVREVFGGCENTWVNNTKSFIGHAMGAAGALELAGNLPAFEDGVVHPTINVDNLDPACEFPTLVLNEPKKIGRVDSILNNSFGMLGINSALIIKRVAATQ, encoded by the coding sequence ATGCACAAGAGCACCCGCATTGTTATCACCGGCCTGGGGCTGACCGCCCCCAATGGCAATACCCTGGCCGAGTTCCGGCAGAACCTTCTTGGCGGCGTCGCCCGCCTGCAGAACATCGACATCCGCCACATGGGCCAGGTGCACGCCGGGGTGTGCGACTTTGATCCGCTCAAGTACCAGAAGCGCAAGGAGCTACGCAACGGCACCCGCGCTGGCAGCGTCTCGATCTACTGCGCCCGCGAAGCCATTGCTGACAGCGGCCTGGATCTGGAGAGCCTGGACAAGAGCCGCGTCGGCGTCTACCTCGGCATCACCGAGCACGGCAACGTAGAGACCGAGAACGAGATCTTCAACATCTCGCAGTTCGACTACGACACGAAGTTCTGGACGCACCACCACAACCCCCGCACCGTGGCCAATAACCCCGCCGGGGAAGTCACGCTGAATCTCGGCATCACCGGACCGCACTACACCATCGGTGCCGCCTGCGCCGCCGGCAACGCCGGCCTCATCCAGGCCGCCCAGATGCTCATGCTCGGTGAGTGCGACCTCGCCCTGGCAGGCGGCATCAGCGAGAGCATCCACACATTCGGGATTTTCGCCGGGTTTAAAAACCAGGGCGCCCTCGCCGTCAATGAGGACCCCAACAAGGCCTCCCGCCCCTTTGACCAGGACCGCAATGGTATCGTGGTCTCCGAAGGCGGCTGCATCTACACCGTTGAGCGGCTGGAGGATGCGCAGGCCCGCGGCGCAAAGATTTACGGTGAAATCGCCGGTTGGTGCATCAACTCCGACGCTACCGACGCCGTTCTGCCCAACCCCGAACGTCAGGCCCAGTGCATGCGCTCCGCGCTCGCACGCGCCGGGATGGAGCCGGGGGACATCTCCATCGTTAACACCCACGCCACCGCCACAAAAATGGGTGACATCCAGGAAATGACGGCGGTCCGCGAGGTCTTCGGGGGATGTGAAAACACTTGGGTTAACAACACCAAAAGCTTTATCGGACACGCCATGGGCGCTGCCGGGGCACTTGAGCTGGCCGGAAACCTGCCTGCCTTCGAGGACGGCGTCGTCCATCCCACGATCAATGTGGATAATCTTGACCCGGCATGCGAATTTCCCACGCTGGTCCTGAACGAGCCGAAAAAAATCGGCAGGGTTGACAGCATCCTGAACAACTCTTTCGGTATGCTCGGTATCAACTCCGCCCTCATTATCAAACGAGTTGCGGCCACCCAGTAA
- a CDS encoding phosphopantetheine-binding protein translates to MTKDEIKQIVLDIIAEIAPDEDLSDVKPDVRLRDQLDLDSMDFLDIVMELRKQHGIEVPEEEYPKLASLDSCADYLEPKFAALKA, encoded by the coding sequence ATGACCAAAGACGAAATCAAGCAGATCGTGCTGGATATTATCGCTGAAATCGCGCCCGACGAGGATCTCTCGGACGTCAAGCCTGACGTGCGTCTGCGCGACCAGCTCGACCTGGATTCCATGGACTTTCTCGACATCGTGATGGAGCTGCGCAAGCAGCATGGCATCGAAGTGCCCGAAGAGGAGTACCCAAAGCTGGCCTCCCTCGACAGCTGCGCTGACTACCTTGAGCCGAAATTCGCGGCTCTGAAGGCCTAG
- a CDS encoding FAD-dependent oxidoreductase: MAERYDTIIIGAGFAGLSAGIRLAQFQQRVLILEAHTLPGGLNSYYFRGKGNLYNSGLHTVTNFNAKNRRWGFGLICRNLGIDPADFRLVPPKHPSALQMPQGELLFGNDLELLRSSIRDKFPDEIDAFDRFCADLKTPRDPAELQRAGSRELLDGYFSDPLLIDLLELPVYIYGGYREGQIDAATYGTVFRSIFLEGCGSPPDIKHVLDLLIARFKSLGGTLKTRRRVARIVTEDGAFRGVELADGTQIEADACLSSAGLAETGQLAGQAWGKSGDLSVFETVVAMNRPLDELGVDRTLLMVCLEPEFHWRAPEGRQEYLHLTLAASDNYLFTDTPDAHHLKIGCFQKGSLWLGLDEEGYRREKLLLEEKMLNELTKRFPALLDEPVLHHESLSPKTVVDYTSHLNGGIYGGSVKTFDGSTPIQGLYAIGNDQAGIGIMGALTSGVIVANYKVVLAGQ, encoded by the coding sequence TTGGCTGAGCGATACGACACGATCATTATCGGCGCGGGCTTTGCCGGACTCTCCGCGGGCATTCGGCTGGCCCAGTTCCAGCAGCGCGTGCTCATTCTGGAGGCCCACACGCTGCCCGGTGGGCTCAACTCGTACTACTTCCGCGGCAAGGGGAATCTCTACAACAGCGGGCTGCACACGGTCACCAACTTCAACGCGAAGAACCGCCGTTGGGGCTTTGGGCTGATCTGCCGTAATCTCGGCATCGATCCGGCGGACTTCCGGCTCGTCCCGCCCAAGCACCCCTCCGCCCTGCAAATGCCGCAGGGGGAGCTGCTCTTCGGTAACGACCTGGAGCTGCTCCGCAGCTCGATCCGGGATAAATTCCCTGATGAGATCGACGCCTTTGACCGCTTCTGTGCGGACCTGAAGACACCCCGCGACCCCGCCGAGCTCCAGCGCGCAGGCAGCCGGGAGCTTTTAGACGGATACTTTTCCGACCCCCTGCTGATCGACCTGCTGGAGCTGCCCGTCTACATCTACGGCGGCTACCGTGAGGGGCAGATCGACGCCGCCACCTACGGCACGGTCTTCCGGTCGATCTTTCTGGAGGGCTGTGGCTCACCGCCCGACATCAAGCACGTCCTCGACCTGCTGATTGCCCGCTTTAAATCGCTGGGCGGCACCTTGAAAACCCGACGCCGCGTGGCCCGGATCGTGACCGAGGATGGAGCTTTCCGTGGGGTCGAGTTGGCCGATGGCACTCAGATCGAGGCCGACGCCTGCCTCTCCTCCGCCGGTCTGGCCGAAACCGGGCAGCTGGCCGGGCAAGCCTGGGGCAAAAGCGGCGATCTGTCCGTCTTTGAAACGGTCGTGGCCATGAACCGCCCGCTGGACGAGCTCGGCGTTGACCGCACCCTGCTCATGGTCTGCCTGGAGCCGGAGTTTCACTGGCGTGCCCCTGAGGGCCGTCAGGAGTACCTGCACCTCACGCTCGCAGCGTCCGACAACTACCTTTTTACCGACACGCCTGATGCGCACCATCTGAAGATCGGGTGCTTCCAGAAAGGCTCGCTCTGGCTCGGCCTGGATGAGGAAGGCTACCGGCGCGAAAAGCTCCTGCTGGAAGAAAAGATGCTCAACGAACTGACCAAGCGCTTCCCGGCGCTGCTGGACGAGCCGGTCCTCCACCATGAGTCTCTCAGCCCCAAAACCGTGGTGGACTACACCAGCCACCTCAACGGCGGCATCTACGGCGGCAGTGTAAAAACTTTTGATGGTTCGACCCCGATTCAGGGTCTGTACGCGATCGGTAATGATCAGGCCGGGATCGGTATCATGGGCGCGCTCACGAGCGGCGTGATCGTAGCCAACTACAAAGTGGTTCTGGCCGGACAATAG
- a CDS encoding response regulator — protein MPWPYLLCQRSGEIVYANRHFQRLLNASYPLRNGPSVPELFECVGGGNSVAEELACTIPGRASHGKWQLIDEQEKLIFEVMVEQDPDDADLLWVIVMENPVINDQIVLGSQSELRLLQILMDHTLDYVYFQDIRGHFIIANRAFQRLIRTPHPGYEIGRKLSDFVNEKTAIASEEVDHEVLTSLQPIINNVSYFQLKDGPGLWLQSTKMPVFDSNNKRLGVVCVSRNISDSVEQERKLREAMTRAEQASRAKSDFLANMSHEIRTPINGIIGMAELSLDSDLGPEQEKYVQTIVNCSNTLLSLINDLLDFSKIESGQLELEEINFNLVTLMEECLDQFVAQTREKGIELALQISPDLPAHVRGDPTRFRQILSNLISNAVKFTDEGEIVVSAQPTGEEDGLSRLSFTVADTGIGIPDCRKDAIFDSFTQADSSTTRKYGGTGLGLSICRQLAEMMGGMISVDSCLDKGSAFTVEIPFQTFKRRDSVPRKQLKKLQGMRVLIIDDHQTNRTILSELCKNWGLDAQEAQGGLQALEMLERAVEIGKPYQLILLDQQMPHLSGLEVAGLIVNRQQLAGAKIVLLSSSLNQDETRRATKLGIQRFLSKPIKQSVLLEALLELFELSTPMRQHPSRSVSTQLQQQPQTESAMKPMRILLAEDNPINQEVTLRRLKKMGHDVTLVENGRLAVEACQAVRFDLVLMDVQMPEMDGIEATRRIRDLEKHRGSRTVIVAMTARAMSSDEALCLEAGMDAYIAKPFRAAKLQAVFNSIANGLGQTANDADQCAPSQACDLDQLFQELSPEDREDLHSAAEIFLQNYRTDWDRLQHAWQKGEFPEINHLAHSIKGGALIFQARRLSKLAESLELAALNSESETIVTLMPALEKELESFAKLLRAYLGKRKV, from the coding sequence ATGCCTTGGCCGTACTTGCTGTGCCAGCGTTCAGGGGAGATCGTCTATGCCAACCGCCATTTTCAGCGCCTGCTGAACGCCTCATACCCCCTCAGAAACGGCCCATCCGTACCGGAACTTTTCGAGTGCGTAGGCGGCGGAAACAGCGTGGCCGAGGAGTTGGCATGTACCATCCCGGGACGCGCCAGCCATGGTAAGTGGCAGCTCATCGACGAGCAGGAGAAGCTGATTTTCGAGGTCATGGTCGAGCAGGACCCTGACGATGCGGACCTGCTCTGGGTCATCGTGATGGAGAACCCGGTCATCAACGACCAGATCGTCCTCGGCAGCCAGAGCGAGCTGCGCCTGCTCCAGATCCTGATGGATCACACCCTGGACTACGTGTACTTCCAGGACATCCGCGGGCACTTCATCATCGCCAACCGCGCCTTTCAGCGGCTGATCCGCACCCCCCACCCCGGCTACGAGATCGGGCGCAAGCTCTCGGACTTCGTCAACGAGAAGACCGCCATCGCCTCCGAGGAGGTGGACCACGAGGTGCTGACCAGCCTGCAGCCGATCATTAACAACGTCAGCTATTTCCAGCTCAAGGACGGGCCGGGCCTCTGGCTGCAGTCTACGAAGATGCCGGTCTTCGACAGCAACAACAAGCGCCTCGGCGTCGTCTGCGTGAGCCGCAATATCTCCGACTCCGTCGAGCAGGAGCGCAAGCTGCGCGAGGCCATGACCCGCGCCGAGCAGGCCAGCCGCGCCAAGAGCGACTTCCTGGCGAACATGAGCCACGAGATCCGCACCCCGATCAACGGCATCATCGGGATGGCCGAGCTTTCGCTCGATTCCGACCTGGGCCCCGAGCAGGAGAAGTACGTCCAGACCATCGTTAATTGCAGCAACACCCTGCTCTCCCTCATCAACGACCTGCTCGACTTCTCGAAGATCGAGTCCGGGCAGCTTGAGCTTGAGGAGATCAATTTCAATCTGGTCACGCTCATGGAGGAGTGCCTCGACCAGTTCGTCGCCCAGACCCGCGAGAAGGGCATCGAGCTGGCACTCCAGATCAGCCCCGACCTGCCCGCCCATGTGCGCGGCGACCCCACCCGCTTCCGCCAGATCCTCAGTAACCTGATCAGCAATGCGGTCAAGTTCACCGACGAGGGCGAGATCGTAGTCTCGGCTCAGCCGACGGGAGAAGAGGACGGCTTGTCACGCCTCAGCTTCACCGTAGCCGACACGGGCATCGGCATCCCCGATTGCCGCAAAGACGCGATCTTTGACAGCTTCACCCAGGCAGACTCTTCGACCACCCGTAAGTACGGGGGCACCGGGCTGGGCCTGTCCATCTGCCGCCAGCTGGCGGAGATGATGGGCGGCATGATCAGCGTGGACAGCTGCCTGGACAAAGGCTCGGCCTTCACGGTGGAGATTCCTTTCCAGACCTTCAAGCGCCGCGATAGCGTCCCCCGTAAGCAGTTGAAAAAGCTGCAGGGGATGCGCGTCCTGATCATCGACGACCACCAGACCAATCGCACCATCCTCTCGGAGCTGTGCAAGAACTGGGGGCTCGATGCCCAGGAAGCTCAGGGCGGCCTGCAAGCACTCGAAATGCTGGAGCGCGCAGTCGAGATCGGTAAGCCCTACCAGCTCATCCTGCTCGACCAGCAGATGCCACACCTGAGCGGGCTCGAAGTCGCCGGGCTGATCGTCAACCGCCAGCAGCTGGCCGGTGCTAAGATCGTCCTGCTGTCCTCCTCGCTCAATCAGGACGAGACCCGACGCGCCACAAAGCTCGGCATCCAGCGTTTCCTGAGCAAGCCCATCAAGCAATCCGTATTACTGGAGGCCCTGCTTGAGCTTTTCGAGCTCTCGACCCCGATGCGTCAGCATCCCTCGCGCTCGGTCAGCACCCAACTGCAGCAGCAGCCGCAGACCGAGAGTGCCATGAAGCCCATGCGCATCCTGCTGGCCGAGGATAACCCGATCAATCAGGAGGTCACCCTCCGACGGCTGAAAAAGATGGGGCACGACGTCACCCTGGTGGAAAATGGACGGCTCGCTGTCGAAGCCTGCCAGGCCGTGCGCTTTGACCTCGTTCTCATGGACGTGCAGATGCCCGAAATGGACGGCATCGAGGCCACCCGGCGAATCCGCGATCTGGAGAAACACCGTGGCTCACGCACCGTAATCGTTGCCATGACAGCACGGGCCATGTCCAGTGACGAGGCCCTGTGCCTGGAGGCGGGCATGGATGCCTACATCGCCAAACCCTTCCGCGCGGCCAAGCTCCAGGCGGTGTTTAACTCCATCGCAAACGGCCTCGGGCAGACCGCGAACGATGCCGACCAGTGTGCGCCCTCGCAGGCTTGCGATCTGGACCAACTCTTTCAGGAGCTCTCCCCCGAGGATCGGGAAGACCTCCACTCGGCCGCTGAGATCTTTCTACAAAATTACCGCACGGACTGGGACCGACTCCAGCACGCCTGGCAGAAGGGCGAGTTCCCGGAGATCAATCACCTCGCCCACAGCATCAAAGGGGGTGCCTTGATTTTCCAGGCCCGCCGCCTGAGCAAACTGGCGGAAAGCCTGGAGCTGGCCGCGCTCAACTCTGAGTCCGAGACCATCGTGACCCTTATGCCCGCCTTGGAAAAAGAGCTGGAGAGCTTTGCAAAACTTCTCCGCGCCTACCTCGGCAAGCGTAAGGTCTGA
- the clpS gene encoding ATP-dependent Clp protease adapter ClpS: MADPTNPLAAPVTQTETEVELPWLVIVRNDPVNLMEYVVMVFRRVFGYDLEKARKHMLEVHELGRSVLWSGEREQAESYVYQLQEWQLSACLQRDEGE, translated from the coding sequence ATGGCCGACCCGACAAATCCACTCGCCGCACCAGTTACCCAGACGGAAACTGAGGTAGAGTTGCCATGGCTGGTCATCGTGCGTAACGACCCGGTCAACCTCATGGAGTATGTCGTCATGGTCTTCCGGCGTGTCTTCGGATACGATCTGGAAAAGGCCCGCAAGCACATGCTCGAAGTCCATGAGCTCGGGCGCTCAGTCCTGTGGTCCGGGGAGCGCGAGCAGGCCGAGTCCTACGTCTACCAGCTTCAGGAGTGGCAGCTCAGTGCCTGCCTCCAGCGCGACGAGGGCGAGTAA